The DNA region GCACAGACCGTGTGCGCGCCAGTCGGCGGGCGGCGGTGCCATCCATCGACCGCCCGTCGCCTGCATGATGCTGCGCGCGGTCCAGCCGGGTTCCGGCGCTGCGTCCTGTTCCTTCTCATCCTGCAGATGGCGGCGGTAGGCGATCAGGCCGGACAGATAATGTTCGACATCATCGATGCGCACGCGAAAGGCGTGGTGACGGATGAAGAAGCTGCCGACGATCCGGCGCGGATTGGCGAAGAACATCGCCAGTTCCGGCCAGAAATGACCGTTGAGCAGATAATGCGCCCGCGCGTGCATCGCGCGGTGGAATGTGGGCAGGTCGATGCTGTCCAGCAAATGCCCATGATCGGGATCGGTGGACAGGCGCGCGATCATCTGCTGCGCCGCCATCATGAGTTCCAGCAGCGTCGGGAAGGTCGTGATGCGGTTTTCCACGAAGTCGAGATAGTCGCGGATATTGTCGAGGCCGAAGCGGAACCAGGCTTCCTCCGGCCGATGGCGGGTCAGCTCGTTAGCGCAATAGCCCAGCCAATGGTCGTGCGCCGATGCATGGCCTGCCGCGATAAAATGAGTGAAGGCCAGAGCCACTGCGTCGATCCAGCGCGGATCACCGGTCAGGCCGTAGAGCCGCATGAGGCCGAAGGCCGCCTCGCCATCATAATAGATGATGCGGAACGGTTGCTTCACCGCCAGCGTGGGATAGTCGAGCACATGGACGAAGCCGCCGCTATCGGCGTCCTGCATGTACACTATGCCCGCCGCCAGCCGATCGAGCAGCGCCCGATAACGGTCGTTCGCCATCAATTCGCTATATTTGACCAGCGCCAGCAGGCAGACAGCATTGCCGCCCAGCTTGATCTCGTTACCCGGATCGATCAGGAACGCCGCCTGCGTCCCGTCCGGCAGAACCAATGGGCGGATCAGCTCATGCTCCAGATAGGCAAGCGCCCGTTCGATCGCGGCGAGCAGGACGGGATCGCGCGTCACTTCCCAGCTTTCGAGCATCGCATAGCTGCTGCTGGCGTGGCGCAGGCTGTTATAGGCCGCGATCTCGCGGTCGAAACAGGGGTGCCAGCCATAGTGGAAGCGACCGTCATCCTGCACCTGCGACGCCAGATAGATGCTGCCATCGTCGATCAGGCGCAGCAACAGGTCAGGGTCGAGCCGCTCCACCGTCCGCCGCCCCGCGTTGCGCCCATGTCCGCTGATCGCGTGGATGACGCCATCCGCGTCCAGGAACAGACCGGCGGTCGAAAACAGCCAGACGGGAGCTTGGTCGCTGAAATCGATTTTATCGATGCCATGGCGCAATCGGGCGTAACGCAGAAAATTCGCTTCATTGACGGTCGCGGTCGGATGCCCCTTCCCGCCATAGAGCATGGCGTTGGCGTTGACCTCCGTTTCCAGGAACGCCTGCTCCAGCCGCGCATCCAGTGCGATGCCAAGGCGGAAATAATTGCGCTTGGTCGCGCCCAGCCGCTGGCGCAGGCTGCCCCAGTCGGTCCGTTCGACCGCGCGGACCCAATCGACGCGCAGCCAGTCCAGTTGATCGCCCGCCGCCCGCAACCGGGGCAAGGCGGACTGCCAGCAACTGTCCGCGTCCGGCCCGGAAACGGTCATGGTTCGCGCGCGCGTGGCGCCGTTGGTGAAGGAGAAGAACAGCACCGATCGCGGTGCGCCGTCGATCATGATGGTCGGGGCGCGGCGCACCCGATCACCGATGATTGCCAGTCGCTTCTCCAACGTCGCCCTCATCGTTCGCGCAGTCCTTCGCGCGCGCGGTTGAGGGGTTTGAGCAGATATTGCAGCACCGTCTTGCTGCCGGTGTGGATATCGACGGTGGCGATCATACCGGGCACGATGGGAAAGCGTTTGCCCGCCTTGTTCACCAGCGCCACCGATTTGGTCCGTACGAAGACGCGATAATAATAGATTTCCGGGTTCACCTCATCCTTGATCGTGTCGGGAGAGATGCTCGACACTTGGCCTTCCAACCCGCCATAGATGGCATAGTCATAAGCGGTGATCTTGACCGTGGCGCGCTGATCGGGATGGATGAAGGCGATGTCGCGCGGGGAAATCCGTGCCTCGATCAGCAGCTGGTCGTCCAGCGGCACGATCTGCATGATCTCGCCATTGGGGGACACGACCCCGCCGATGGTGGACACCTCGATGCTCTTGACGATGCCGCGCACCGGGGAGCGGAGGGTCAGGCGCTTGAGCGTGTCGGACCGGCCGCGCACGACCGGGGCCAGCGCTTCCACCTCTTCGCTGACCTTTGCCAGATCCTGTTGCGCCTCGACCAGATATTGCGAGCGCAGATCGGCTTTCTTGAGCGCCAGTTCGGCGCGCTGGCGTTTCAGTCGCAGCACTTCGACATTGCTGGCCGCGCCCACGGCGATCAGCGATTCACCGATGCCGACTTCCTTGGTGATCAGCGCGAGCGATTCATCGATCAGCCGGTCCGAACTTGCCAGGCTTTGCCGCCGGTCCTGATAGAGGCGCGTTTCCGACGCCTTGAGGTCGGGATAGGCATCGAGTTCGCGGGGAAATTCGATGGCCGAACTGGTCACTTCCGCCCGCAACCGCGCTGCGCTGGCCAGGGCGGCGCGATATTTGGCGGCGCTTTCGTCCACGGTCGATCCCGCCTGGGTGGGATCGAGCTGTGCCAATATCTGCCCCGGTTTCACGATATCGTCCTGCTTGACCATCAGCTTGGCCAATATGCCGCCTTCCAGCGACTGGATGATCTGTTCCCGGCTGGTCGGCACCACGCGCCCGCTGCCGCTGGCGACCTCATCCAGCTTGGCGAACCAGGCCCAGGTGAAGGCGGCGACGAACAGGGCGACGACCATCCACAACAGCCGGGTCGCGCCAGTGATGCGGCTGCGCCCTTCGTCATCGAATTGCCATTCGTCATCGATCGCGGTCGCGTTCATGCCACCCTCGCCCGGTTCGCCTGCATGGTGCGCAGCGCTGCATCCTTGGGCTGGTCGAGCAGGATCGCGCCATTGTCGATTACGATCACCCGGTCGACCAGTTCCAGCACGCGCATCCGGTGGGTCGCGATCACCAATGTCCGGCCCTGCGCCCAGTTTTTAAGGCCGTCGATGAAGTGGCGTTCCGACACTTCGTCCATCGCGGCGGTCGGTTCGTCCAGCAGCGCGACCCGGGGATGCCGCAGCAGCAGCCGCGCCAGCAGTAGCGACTGGATCTGCCCGCCCGACAGGCTTTGCCCTCCTTCCAGGATCACATGCTCCAGCCCGCTGCGCAGGCGGCGGACGAACTGGATCGCGCCGGTCATCGCCAGCATGGAGAGGATTTCCTCATTGGACACGTCCGGCGCGCCTAGGGTCAGATTCTCCCGGATGGTGCCGTGGAACAGCCGGCTATGCTGCGACAGGAAACTGACGTCGCGGCGCAGGTCGTTGGGATCGATATGGTGCAGCGCCAGATTGTCGATCAGCACTTCGCCCGACACCGGCTGCAACATGCCCGACAGCGCCTGGAGCAGGGTCGATTTGCCAGCGCCGTTGCGGCCCAGCAGGGCGATCTTTTCGCCTGCTGCGATCTCCAGTTCGGGCACGGTCAGCGCGGGGGGACTGTTGGGATCGGCATAGCTGAATACGCCGCCCTGGATCGACATCGATCCCGCGATCGCATTGACCGAAATGCGATGTTCGTCGTCCGGGCGATCGACCGGCAAACCCATAATCTGGTTGAGGCTGCCGATCGCGACCTTGGACTGCTGGAAACGGCTGAGCAGCGCGGTCACCTGCGACATCGGCGCCATCATCCGCGATCCCAGGATGGACGAGGCGACCAGCGCGCCGGTCGTGATGTCGCCCGCGATCACCATCGGCGCGCCGACGCACACGATCCCGGCATAGACGCCGTTCTGCACATTCTGCGTCCAGACCGTCAGGCCGTTGGTCAGGCCGCGCAGCTTCAACTGCGCTTCGCCCGCTTCGGCATTATAGCGGTTCCAATGCTGCTGGAACCGCTCTTCGGCCTGCAACGACTTGATATCCTCGATCCCCTGCACCGCCTCCACCAACAGGGCGTTACGCAGCGAGGATTCGCGCATCGACGCAGTCGCATAGGCGCGCAATCGCCGTTGCGCGAGCAGGCCCGGCAGCACCAGCAGGATCAGCGCCGCGATCGGCACCAGCACCAGCGGCCCACCGATGAACCACAGAATGACGAGGAAGATGAGGAAAAAGGGCAGGTCCGCGATCGCCGCCACGGTGGTGGACGTCAGCAATTCGCGCACCTGGTCCAGATCGCGCAACTGGG from Sphingobium sp. HWE2-09 includes:
- a CDS encoding UDP-N-acetylmuramoyl-tripeptide--D-alanyl-D-alanine ligase; its protein translation is MRATLEKRLAIIGDRVRRAPTIMIDGAPRSVLFFSFTNGATRARTMTVSGPDADSCWQSALPRLRAAGDQLDWLRVDWVRAVERTDWGSLRQRLGATKRNYFRLGIALDARLEQAFLETEVNANAMLYGGKGHPTATVNEANFLRYARLRHGIDKIDFSDQAPVWLFSTAGLFLDADGVIHAISGHGRNAGRRTVERLDPDLLLRLIDDGSIYLASQVQDDGRFHYGWHPCFDREIAAYNSLRHASSSYAMLESWEVTRDPVLLAAIERALAYLEHELIRPLVLPDGTQAAFLIDPGNEIKLGGNAVCLLALVKYSELMANDRYRALLDRLAAGIVYMQDADSGGFVHVLDYPTLAVKQPFRIIYYDGEAAFGLMRLYGLTGDPRWIDAVALAFTHFIAAGHASAHDHWLGYCANELTRHRPEEAWFRFGLDNIRDYLDFVENRITTFPTLLELMMAAQQMIARLSTDPDHGHLLDSIDLPTFHRAMHARAHYLLNGHFWPELAMFFANPRRIVGSFFIRHHAFRVRIDDVEHYLSGLIAYRRHLQDEKEQDAAPEPGWTARSIMQATGGRWMAPPPADWRAHGLCIYAPSFRAGDMAVVQGRDGERGLTRTRMDALTPRPAAIITSAPDRLPATDTPVLAVADTDDAILALARHARAAMTGKLIGVTGSAGKTSMVAMLAQALRPFGDVGETRLNANLPHGIAWNLASIPWDTPHIVMELAIGRMRQNALLTRPDVAVFTNIAPAHLEYHHDLATVARRKSAMFEGMAPGSVAILNADMAELPRVRAMALARDLRVITYGEAADADFRLIDQQAGRVQVQTPVALLDYALQAPGRHMALNSLAVLATLSALSLDAGQAMDALAAFRPLAGRGETLALTIGGRRITLIDDAYNANPASMAAALALLGARTGGRRIAILGEMLELGPDAAKYHGALASLIGDHGIDCVHVVGALFAPVWAGLPVACRGLYADHVDQLHAHLKAVTQDDDIILIKGSHGSGLHMLVDQLKADAQPMHHDSREKFSVAM
- a CDS encoding HlyD family efflux transporter periplasmic adaptor subunit, with product MNATAIDDEWQFDDEGRSRITGATRLLWMVVALFVAAFTWAWFAKLDEVASGSGRVVPTSREQIIQSLEGGILAKLMVKQDDIVKPGQILAQLDPTQAGSTVDESAAKYRAALASAARLRAEVTSSAIEFPRELDAYPDLKASETRLYQDRRQSLASSDRLIDESLALITKEVGIGESLIAVGAASNVEVLRLKRQRAELALKKADLRSQYLVEAQQDLAKVSEEVEALAPVVRGRSDTLKRLTLRSPVRGIVKSIEVSTIGGVVSPNGEIMQIVPLDDQLLIEARISPRDIAFIHPDQRATVKITAYDYAIYGGLEGQVSSISPDTIKDEVNPEIYYYRVFVRTKSVALVNKAGKRFPIVPGMIATVDIHTGSKTVLQYLLKPLNRAREGLRER
- a CDS encoding type I secretion system permease/ATPase; translation: MNALPPIRPTVSAVAIDAWLELLQQVARHYGLPNSEQGAKLAGLWSGTDGEQAKVRGMARALGLSVRFKTPGVGERLSGWRLPMIVRMSDGALALVTAIGEDGEATLSLAGEGGLRAHMAIADVARGATLFAVARPVRAAPDARVDPYIHHYEENWLRRILYQDGRSYGHVMVASCIANILGLSGVIFSMQVYDRVVPAESYPTLYILAFGVAMAIGFDFLLRRLRMNIVDVLGKRADLRMSDKVFGHALRVRNRARPTSTGTFIAQLRDLDQVRELLTSTTVAAIADLPFFLIFLVILWFIGGPLVLVPIAALILLVLPGLLAQRRLRAYATASMRESSLRNALLVEAVQGIEDIKSLQAEERFQQHWNRYNAEAGEAQLKLRGLTNGLTVWTQNVQNGVYAGIVCVGAPMVIAGDITTGALVASSILGSRMMAPMSQVTALLSRFQQSKVAIGSLNQIMGLPVDRPDDEHRISVNAIAGSMSIQGGVFSYADPNSPPALTVPELEIAAGEKIALLGRNGAGKSTLLQALSGMLQPVSGEVLIDNLALHHIDPNDLRRDVSFLSQHSRLFHGTIRENLTLGAPDVSNEEILSMLAMTGAIQFVRRLRSGLEHVILEGGQSLSGGQIQSLLLARLLLRHPRVALLDEPTAAMDEVSERHFIDGLKNWAQGRTLVIATHRMRVLELVDRVIVIDNGAILLDQPKDAALRTMQANRARVA